The stretch of DNA GCTTCTTGATCTCTACCGCCTCCTGATATACACAGGCGGACGTATCCTCCACAGAAATTTTTCTCATCTGACCCTCTCGCCTTTATACGCATTTGTACTGCCCATGCTTATTGCTCTGGGCATCAACACCTATGGCTATTTTGAGGCAAAGAATATCAGAACTGAGCAGCTGACAATCAAATCTTCCAAAATCCCCGAGGCGGCAGGCAGGATAAGGATCGTGCAGATATCCGATATTCATATCGGACTCATTGTGCGAGATGAGCGCCTGCAGCGGATTGTTGAAGAGATAAAAAAAGCAGAACCCGACATCCTGATATCAACGGGAGACCTCGTGGATGGACAGCTCAATAACCTTGTGGAACCCTTAACGCTTCTGCGGGAGCTGCATCCCCGATACGGCAAATTCGCAATCACCGGCAATCATGAATTCTTTGCGGGTATTGGACAGGCCGTTGCTTTTATGCAGGATGCGGGCTTTGTGGTTCTCAGGGGGGAAGGCCTGAACGTAGCGGGAGTGCTCAATATCGCCGGAGTCGACGATCCTACCGGAGCGCAGTACGGTCTTTCCGGAATGATTTCTGAAAAAACCATGCTGTCGGGACTTCCCGGACAGTATTTCACTCTTCTTCTCAAGCACCAGCCTGTCGTGAATAGTGATGCGACCGGGTCATATGATTTGCAGCTTTCCGGACACACCCATGGGGGGCAGATTTTTCCTTTCAACCTCATTACGAGAAGCGTTTTCCCTTTCCACACCGGGTACTTCAAATTGCCGAATGATTCGCATTTATACGTAAGCAGGGGGGCCGGCACGTGGGGGCCTCCCATCCGTTTTTTATCACCGCCGGAAATTACGGTGATTGATTTAATCTACGACAAAACACGGCAGGAAAAATGAGTGACAAAAAGAAGATATTGTGGAAAGTTTTATGGTTCATGGTTGGTATGGCTGCCATTATAGCCATCCCCATACTGCTCATTGGTCAGTGCTCACAGCCTAAAAAAGCAGAGATCAGGCAATATCAGGGACTAAAAGCGGAAAGACAGGTTCCTGTGTTGCACATGAAAGCCTGAAGCACGTTTACGCCGCCTCCATACCGGATGCCATTCAACCTGTAAGCAGATACTATCTGAACTTATCCCGAGACAGTGTAACCTCTCAGTTTTGACATCGTCTCT from Deltaproteobacteria bacterium encodes:
- a CDS encoding metallophosphoesterase — protein: MTLFLITFFLAYGGMHLYLFAKIRGAFHLSAGANLGIIIFAVIMILAPIIVRMAERYGYESLARFMSYTAYIWMGVLLLFFTSSLLLDLYRLLIYTGGRILHRNFSHLTLSPLYAFVLPMLIALGINTYGYFEAKNIRTEQLTIKSSKIPEAAGRIRIVQISDIHIGLIVRDERLQRIVEEIKKAEPDILISTGDLVDGQLNNLVEPLTLLRELHPRYGKFAITGNHEFFAGIGQAVAFMQDAGFVVLRGEGLNVAGVLNIAGVDDPTGAQYGLSGMISEKTMLSGLPGQYFTLLLKHQPVVNSDATGSYDLQLSGHTHGGQIFPFNLITRSVFPFHTGYFKLPNDSHLYVSRGAGTWGPPIRFLSPPEITVIDLIYDKTRQEK